The Synchiropus splendidus isolate RoL2022-P1 chromosome 1, RoL_Sspl_1.0, whole genome shotgun sequence genome includes a window with the following:
- the ccdc102a gene encoding coiled-coil domain-containing protein 102A isoform X2, whose product MNHNPSSHLSEVGKSGSGSLLCSMGLGPDRKICSPDSLTYAPSPTGDTPSPSPPLLLSPGIGGFGLGSLGVMGEGAGADWESREELRLRELEEARARATQMEKTMRWWSDCTANWREKWSKVRAERNRARDDIRQLRQRLDSLTKELSSVRRERQELASENEMLRQEALLLRGETAALPAATTSSSSSSPSHVPCAAPSSPSPPVVCCSPASSSDVHSNPAEERRHGSPEPERDMDFDVEKTVQHKVRSRPLLDDMNSVEEDSGKLNALQLRLDESQKVLLKEREDKLALTKSIERLESDISQRKLKYEELSKSKQEVLKQLNLLKEMHQDELGRMSDDLENELGARTSMDKKLAELRAEMERLQVENAAEWGRRERLETEKLALERDNKKLKAQTEDLEEQLAKKRRQATSALDTDLKAIQAELFDKNKELADLRHVHAKLKKQHQEKTAELLHANRRVESHEAEVKKLRLRVDELKKELGQAEDELDESHNQTRKLQRSLDEQVEQAENLQVQLEHLQSRLRRQHQSPGLFGKMRSARFSPENPDSPTSDMDDEQKELQLQIT is encoded by the exons ATGAACCACAACCCCAGCTCTCACCTGTCGGAGGTGGGCAAGTCCGGCTCAGGTAGCCTCCTGTGCAGCATGGGCCTGGGGCCAGACAGGAAGATCTGCTCTCCAGACAGTCTCACTTATGCTCCCAGTCCAACTGGAGATACCCCGAGCCCAAGTCCACCTCTGTTGCTGTCACCTGGTATTGGAGGTTTTGGATTGGGATCCCTGGGGGTCATGGGTGAGGGTGCAGGGGCTGACTGGGAGAGCAGGGAGGAGCTCAGGCTCAGGGAACTGGAGGAAGCCCGAGCCAGAGCCACGCAGATGGAGAAGACCATGAGGTGGTGGTCCGATTGCACTGCCaactggagagagaagtggagcAAG GTTCGTGCGGAACGGAACCGTGCCCGGGATGATATCCGGCAACTGAGGCAGAGACTGGACAGCCTGACCAAGGAGCTCAGCAGTGTTCGTAGAGAACGACAAGAACTAGCTTCAGAGAACGAGATGCTACGACAGGAGGCGCTGCTTCTCCGTGGTGAAACTGCAGCTCTTCCTGCAGCCACgacgtcttcctcctcctcctcaccttcacatGTGCCTTGTGCTGCACCTTCCTCACCCTCTCCACCCGTGGTGTGCTGTTCTCCGGCCTCTTCCTCAGATGTCCACTCAAACCCTGCAGAGGAGAGACGGCATGGATCTCCAGAACCTGAAAGGGACATGGACTTTGATGTAGAAAAGACAGTTCAGCACAAG GTGCGGAGCAGGCCGCTTCTGGACGACATGAACTCAGTAGAAGAAGATTCGGGTAAACTCAACGCCCTGCAGCTGCGCTTGGATGAGTCCCAGAAGGTTCtgctgaaggagagaga GGACAAGCTGGCTCTGACCAAGAGCATCGAGAGGCTGGAATCTGATATCAGTCAGAGGAAGCTGAAGTACGAGGAGCTCAGCAAGAGCAAGCAAGAAGTCCTCAAGCAG CTTAACCTGCTGAAGGAAATGCACCAGGACGAACTGGGTCGCATGTCGGACGACCTGGAGAATGAACTGGGAGCTCGCACCAGCATGGACAAGAAACTGGCTGAGCTCCGGGCCGAG ATGGAGCGGCTGCAGGTGGAGAACGCTGCGGAGTGGGGCCGCAGGGAACGGCTGGAGACGGAGAAGCTGGCTCTGGAGCGAGACAACAAGAAGCTGAAGGCTCAGACTGaagacctggaggagcagctggccAAGAAGCGCAGACAGGCCACCTCAGCCTTGGACACTGACCTCAAAGCTATCCAGGCTGAGCTCTTTGACAAGAACAAG GAGCTTGCTGACCTTCGTCATGTCCACGCCAAGCTGAAGAAGCAGCATCAGGAAAAGACTGCCGAGCTGCTTCATGCCAACCGCAGGGTGGAGAGTCACGAGGCGGAAGTCAAGAAGCTGCGTCTGCGAGTGGACGAGCTGAAAAAAGAACTGGGACAAGCAGAGGATGAG CTGGACGAGTCCCATAACCAGACTCGGAAGTTGCAGCGGTCTTTGGATGAGCAGGTGGAGCAAGCAGAAAACCTGCAGGTGCAATTGGAACACTTGCAGTCCAG ACTTCGGCGACAGCATCAAAGCCCTGGTCTTTTTGGGAAGATGAGATCCGCTCGGTTCAGTCCAGAGAATCCCGACAGTCCCACCAGTGACATGGATGACGAGCAGAAAGAACTCCAGTTGCAGATCACCTGA
- the LOC128748011 gene encoding ELAV-like protein 1 isoform X2 gives MASRRGHIRYLKVCEVQSPQNDGRDGQHKAASGDNDLYDNGYNEHMMDDGDSRTNLIVNYLPQSMNQDELRSLFSSVGEVESAKLIRDKVAGHSLGYGFVNFVNPNDAERAISTLNGLRLQSKTIKVSFARPSSDTIKDANLYISGLPRTMGQQELEDMFSHYGNIINSRVLVDQASGLSRGVAFIRFDKRSEAEDAVKLLNGSTPFGGPEPITVKFAGNPNQNRNSQGGAGHAYGHGQSRRYGGPVHHQQQRFRFSPMSVDHMSGGGSGGSNGGNSANGWCIFIYNLAPETDEAMLWQMFGPFGAVVNVKVIRDFNTNKCKGFGFVTMNNYEEAAMAIHNLNGYRMGDKVLQVSFKTNKGHK, from the exons ATGGCTTCAAGACGAGGACACATTCGGTACCTGAAG GTTTGCGAGGTTCAGTCACCTCAGAATGATGGCAGAGATGGACAGCATAAGGCAGCCTCTGGTGATAAT GATCTTTATGATAACGGCTACAATGAGCATATGATGGATGATGGCGACTCCAGGACCAATCTCATCGTCAATTACCTGCCTCAGAGCATGAACCAGGATGAGCTGCGCAGTCTGTTCAGCAGCGTGGGGGAAGTGGAGTCTGCCAAGCTGATAAGGGACAAAGTTGCAG GCCACAGTTTAGGTTACGGCTTTGTTAACTTTGTTAACCCTAATGATGCAGAGAGGGCAATCAGTACCCTCAATGGCCTGAGGCTACAGTCTAAAACTATCAAG GTGTCTTTCGCCCGCCCGAGCTCTGACACTATCAAGGATGCTAACCTGTACATCAGCGGGCTGCCGAGGACCATGGgtcagcaggagctggaggacatgTTCTCTCATTACGGAAACATCATCAACTCCCGTGTCCTCGTGGATCAGGCCTCTG GTTTGTCTCGCGGAGTTGCCTTCATCCGCTTCGACAAAAGGTCAGAGGCCGAAGACGCTGTCAAACTGCTGAACGGCAGCACGCCATTCGGCGGCCCGGAGCCCATCACGGTCAAGTTTGCTGGCAATCCGAACCAGAACCGGAATTCCCAGGGTGGTGCGGGACACGCCTATGGTCACGGCCAGTCGCGTCGCTATGGAGGCCCggtccaccaccagcagcagcgctTCAG ATTCTCTCCGATGAGCGTGGACCACATGAGTGGAGGAGGAAGCGGGGGGAGCAACGGGGGGAATTCAGCCAACGGCTGGTGCATCTTCATCTACAACTTGGCCCCGGAGACGGATGAGGCCATGCTGTGGCAGATGTTCGGGCCCTTCGGTGCCGTCGTCAACGTGAAAGTCATCCGAGACTTCAACACCAACAAGTGCAAAGGCTTCGGCTTCGTCACCATGAACAACTACGAGGAGGCGGCCATGGCCATCCACAACCTCAATGGCTACCGCATGGGGGACAAAGTCCTGCAGGTGTCCTTCAAGACCAACAAGGGACACAAGTAG
- the ccdc102a gene encoding coiled-coil domain-containing protein 102A isoform X1: MNHNPSSHLSEVGKSGSGSLLCSMGLGPDRKICSPDSLTYAPSPTGDTPSPSPPLLLSPGIGGFGLGSLGVMGEGAGADWESREELRLRELEEARARATQMEKTMRWWSDCTANWREKWSKVRAERNRARDDIRQLRQRLDSLTKELSSVRRERQELASENEMLRQEALLLRGETAALPAATTSSSSSSPSHVPCAAPSSPSPPVVCCSPASSSDVHSNPAEERRHGSPEPERDMDFDVEKTVQHKDREADSVCQWSVVDAQTGSSSLNPSKSHSSSGLIWQVRSRPLLDDMNSVEEDSGKLNALQLRLDESQKVLLKEREDKLALTKSIERLESDISQRKLKYEELSKSKQEVLKQLNLLKEMHQDELGRMSDDLENELGARTSMDKKLAELRAEMERLQVENAAEWGRRERLETEKLALERDNKKLKAQTEDLEEQLAKKRRQATSALDTDLKAIQAELFDKNKELADLRHVHAKLKKQHQEKTAELLHANRRVESHEAEVKKLRLRVDELKKELGQAEDELDESHNQTRKLQRSLDEQVEQAENLQVQLEHLQSRLRRQHQSPGLFGKMRSARFSPENPDSPTSDMDDEQKELQLQIT, translated from the exons ATGAACCACAACCCCAGCTCTCACCTGTCGGAGGTGGGCAAGTCCGGCTCAGGTAGCCTCCTGTGCAGCATGGGCCTGGGGCCAGACAGGAAGATCTGCTCTCCAGACAGTCTCACTTATGCTCCCAGTCCAACTGGAGATACCCCGAGCCCAAGTCCACCTCTGTTGCTGTCACCTGGTATTGGAGGTTTTGGATTGGGATCCCTGGGGGTCATGGGTGAGGGTGCAGGGGCTGACTGGGAGAGCAGGGAGGAGCTCAGGCTCAGGGAACTGGAGGAAGCCCGAGCCAGAGCCACGCAGATGGAGAAGACCATGAGGTGGTGGTCCGATTGCACTGCCaactggagagagaagtggagcAAG GTTCGTGCGGAACGGAACCGTGCCCGGGATGATATCCGGCAACTGAGGCAGAGACTGGACAGCCTGACCAAGGAGCTCAGCAGTGTTCGTAGAGAACGACAAGAACTAGCTTCAGAGAACGAGATGCTACGACAGGAGGCGCTGCTTCTCCGTGGTGAAACTGCAGCTCTTCCTGCAGCCACgacgtcttcctcctcctcctcaccttcacatGTGCCTTGTGCTGCACCTTCCTCACCCTCTCCACCCGTGGTGTGCTGTTCTCCGGCCTCTTCCTCAGATGTCCACTCAAACCCTGCAGAGGAGAGACGGCATGGATCTCCAGAACCTGAAAGGGACATGGACTTTGATGTAGAAAAGACAGTTCAGCACAAG GACAGGGAGGCAGACTCTGTCTGTCAGTGGTCTGTCGTCGACGCTCAGACTGGCAGCAGTAGCCTAAACCCGAGCAAGTCACACTCATCATCAGGTCTGATCTGGCAGGTGCGGAGCAGGCCGCTTCTGGACGACATGAACTCAGTAGAAGAAGATTCGGGTAAACTCAACGCCCTGCAGCTGCGCTTGGATGAGTCCCAGAAGGTTCtgctgaaggagagaga GGACAAGCTGGCTCTGACCAAGAGCATCGAGAGGCTGGAATCTGATATCAGTCAGAGGAAGCTGAAGTACGAGGAGCTCAGCAAGAGCAAGCAAGAAGTCCTCAAGCAG CTTAACCTGCTGAAGGAAATGCACCAGGACGAACTGGGTCGCATGTCGGACGACCTGGAGAATGAACTGGGAGCTCGCACCAGCATGGACAAGAAACTGGCTGAGCTCCGGGCCGAG ATGGAGCGGCTGCAGGTGGAGAACGCTGCGGAGTGGGGCCGCAGGGAACGGCTGGAGACGGAGAAGCTGGCTCTGGAGCGAGACAACAAGAAGCTGAAGGCTCAGACTGaagacctggaggagcagctggccAAGAAGCGCAGACAGGCCACCTCAGCCTTGGACACTGACCTCAAAGCTATCCAGGCTGAGCTCTTTGACAAGAACAAG GAGCTTGCTGACCTTCGTCATGTCCACGCCAAGCTGAAGAAGCAGCATCAGGAAAAGACTGCCGAGCTGCTTCATGCCAACCGCAGGGTGGAGAGTCACGAGGCGGAAGTCAAGAAGCTGCGTCTGCGAGTGGACGAGCTGAAAAAAGAACTGGGACAAGCAGAGGATGAG CTGGACGAGTCCCATAACCAGACTCGGAAGTTGCAGCGGTCTTTGGATGAGCAGGTGGAGCAAGCAGAAAACCTGCAGGTGCAATTGGAACACTTGCAGTCCAG ACTTCGGCGACAGCATCAAAGCCCTGGTCTTTTTGGGAAGATGAGATCCGCTCGGTTCAGTCCAGAGAATCCCGACAGTCCCACCAGTGACATGGATGACGAGCAGAAAGAACTCCAGTTGCAGATCACCTGA
- the LOC128748011 gene encoding ELAV-like protein 1 isoform X1 — translation MASRRGHIRYLKVISEVCEVQSPQNDGRDGQHKAASGDNDLYDNGYNEHMMDDGDSRTNLIVNYLPQSMNQDELRSLFSSVGEVESAKLIRDKVAGHSLGYGFVNFVNPNDAERAISTLNGLRLQSKTIKVSFARPSSDTIKDANLYISGLPRTMGQQELEDMFSHYGNIINSRVLVDQASGLSRGVAFIRFDKRSEAEDAVKLLNGSTPFGGPEPITVKFAGNPNQNRNSQGGAGHAYGHGQSRRYGGPVHHQQQRFRFSPMSVDHMSGGGSGGSNGGNSANGWCIFIYNLAPETDEAMLWQMFGPFGAVVNVKVIRDFNTNKCKGFGFVTMNNYEEAAMAIHNLNGYRMGDKVLQVSFKTNKGHK, via the exons ATGGCTTCAAGACGAGGACACATTCGGTACCTGAAGGTAATTTCAGAA GTTTGCGAGGTTCAGTCACCTCAGAATGATGGCAGAGATGGACAGCATAAGGCAGCCTCTGGTGATAAT GATCTTTATGATAACGGCTACAATGAGCATATGATGGATGATGGCGACTCCAGGACCAATCTCATCGTCAATTACCTGCCTCAGAGCATGAACCAGGATGAGCTGCGCAGTCTGTTCAGCAGCGTGGGGGAAGTGGAGTCTGCCAAGCTGATAAGGGACAAAGTTGCAG GCCACAGTTTAGGTTACGGCTTTGTTAACTTTGTTAACCCTAATGATGCAGAGAGGGCAATCAGTACCCTCAATGGCCTGAGGCTACAGTCTAAAACTATCAAG GTGTCTTTCGCCCGCCCGAGCTCTGACACTATCAAGGATGCTAACCTGTACATCAGCGGGCTGCCGAGGACCATGGgtcagcaggagctggaggacatgTTCTCTCATTACGGAAACATCATCAACTCCCGTGTCCTCGTGGATCAGGCCTCTG GTTTGTCTCGCGGAGTTGCCTTCATCCGCTTCGACAAAAGGTCAGAGGCCGAAGACGCTGTCAAACTGCTGAACGGCAGCACGCCATTCGGCGGCCCGGAGCCCATCACGGTCAAGTTTGCTGGCAATCCGAACCAGAACCGGAATTCCCAGGGTGGTGCGGGACACGCCTATGGTCACGGCCAGTCGCGTCGCTATGGAGGCCCggtccaccaccagcagcagcgctTCAG ATTCTCTCCGATGAGCGTGGACCACATGAGTGGAGGAGGAAGCGGGGGGAGCAACGGGGGGAATTCAGCCAACGGCTGGTGCATCTTCATCTACAACTTGGCCCCGGAGACGGATGAGGCCATGCTGTGGCAGATGTTCGGGCCCTTCGGTGCCGTCGTCAACGTGAAAGTCATCCGAGACTTCAACACCAACAAGTGCAAAGGCTTCGGCTTCGTCACCATGAACAACTACGAGGAGGCGGCCATGGCCATCCACAACCTCAATGGCTACCGCATGGGGGACAAAGTCCTGCAGGTGTCCTTCAAGACCAACAAGGGACACAAGTAG
- the LOC128748011 gene encoding ELAV-like protein 1 isoform X3 — MGQQELEDMFSHYGNIINSRVLVDQASGLSRGVAFIRFDKRSEAEDAVKLLNGSTPFGGPEPITVKFAGNPNQNRNSQGGAGHAYGHGQSRRYGGPVHHQQQRFRFSPMSVDHMSGGGSGGSNGGNSANGWCIFIYNLAPETDEAMLWQMFGPFGAVVNVKVIRDFNTNKCKGFGFVTMNNYEEAAMAIHNLNGYRMGDKVLQVSFKTNKGHK, encoded by the exons ATGGgtcagcaggagctggaggacatgTTCTCTCATTACGGAAACATCATCAACTCCCGTGTCCTCGTGGATCAGGCCTCTG GTTTGTCTCGCGGAGTTGCCTTCATCCGCTTCGACAAAAGGTCAGAGGCCGAAGACGCTGTCAAACTGCTGAACGGCAGCACGCCATTCGGCGGCCCGGAGCCCATCACGGTCAAGTTTGCTGGCAATCCGAACCAGAACCGGAATTCCCAGGGTGGTGCGGGACACGCCTATGGTCACGGCCAGTCGCGTCGCTATGGAGGCCCggtccaccaccagcagcagcgctTCAG ATTCTCTCCGATGAGCGTGGACCACATGAGTGGAGGAGGAAGCGGGGGGAGCAACGGGGGGAATTCAGCCAACGGCTGGTGCATCTTCATCTACAACTTGGCCCCGGAGACGGATGAGGCCATGCTGTGGCAGATGTTCGGGCCCTTCGGTGCCGTCGTCAACGTGAAAGTCATCCGAGACTTCAACACCAACAAGTGCAAAGGCTTCGGCTTCGTCACCATGAACAACTACGAGGAGGCGGCCATGGCCATCCACAACCTCAATGGCTACCGCATGGGGGACAAAGTCCTGCAGGTGTCCTTCAAGACCAACAAGGGACACAAGTAG
- the stx6 gene encoding syntaxin-6 translates to MSMEDPFFVVKGEVQKAVNAAQSLHQRWSELLQEGARASKEEMDWTTNELRNSLRSIEWDLEDLDETISIVESNPKKFNLDAAEISKRKAFITSTRNTVKAMKEQMSSPAVVSVNKPVGDGGAQGPIWQPAPDKYARLDRQLQNANSHFIEEQQVQQQLIAEKQDEQLELVSGTIGVLKNMSERIGMELDEQSVMLDDFGHEMDNTQSRLDNVMKKLAKVSHMTSDRRQWCAIGVLLAILFVVLLLLFIL, encoded by the exons ATGTCCATGGAAGACCCGTTTTTCGTCGTTAAGGG GGAGGTGCAGAAGGCAGTGAACGCAGCGCAGAGCCTCCATCAGAGATGGAgcgagctgctgcaggaagggGCCAGAGCCTCCAAGGAGGAAATGGACTGGACGACCAATGAGTTGAGGAACAGTCTGCGCTCCATCGAGTGGGACCTGGAGGATTTGGATGAGACCATTA GCATCGTGGAGTCCAACCCGAAGAAGTTTAACTTGGACGCAGCAGAGATTTCCAAGAGAAAAGCCTTCATCACCAGTACTAGGAACACAGTGAAG GCCATGAAAGAGCAGATGTCCAGTCCAGCTGTTGTCTCCGTGAACAAGCCG GTGGGAGATGGTGGTGCTCAAGGTCCCATTTGGCAGCCCGCACCTGACAAGTACGCCCGTCTGGACCGCCAGCTCCAGAACGCCAACTCTCACTTCATCGAGGAGCAGCAGGTTCAACAACAG CTGATAGCAGAGAAGCAGGAtgagcagctggagctggtgtCTGGGACCATTGGTGTTTTGAAGAACATGTCAGAGAGGATCGGCATGGAGCTGGACGAACAATCTGT CATGCTGGACGACTTTGGACACGAGATGGACAACACCCAGTCCAGGCTGGACAACGTCATGAAGAAGCTGGCCAAGGTCTCCCACATGACCAGTG ATCGCCGGCAGTGGTGCGCCATCGGTGTGTTGCTCGCCATCCTcttcgtcgtcctcctcctcctcttcatcctctga